TCGCGGGGATCTTTGGCCCCACGAATTGTCGCTTAAGAAATGCGGACGTTTGCTTGATAACTTGGGCACGATCGCGTTCCCAGAATGTGCTGTGATAAAACCCCTTCAGCTCAACAAGTTGTTTGTCAGAAGACGACAACCCCGCAAAGAATTGTTTCTGCGCATCGTTTCGCACAACATAGTCTTTGTCCGAAACGAACATCAATGTTGGTGTTGTGATCGCTGAAGCATCATCCATCAATCTGGTTGAGCTATCGTACAAGTCCAACAATACGTTGACAGCGATTTGAGGTGAGATCAACGGATCGCTTGCGTAACGCCTGGCTTGATCATGGTCGTGAGTCAACATTTTGGGCTTAACGTAGCTGCTGATAAAGCTTTGGGGCCGAACCTTGTGAAGCAATCGCAACCCCGGAATCGCTAGCGGCACATAAAGCTTGATGCGCAAGGCAGGAGTCGCCAGCACCATTGCTCGCACCGGTCGGGCATAGTCGTGAATCCAAGCCGCCGCCAAAACCGCACCAACGCTTTGACCGACGACACCCATTTCCGAAATTGGCAAACCAAACTTTGTCGAAAGATGGCAAGCGAATTCGTCGGCATCTTGAACCATCCGCGCGAAGCTTTCGGCAGCACCACGTGCCCCCTGTGTCCGTCCATGACCGCGAGCATCCCAGGCGAAAAACCAACAGTCATCGAGCTCACTTGTTTCGACAAACTCCTGCCATCTTTCGGAATGCTCGTGCCCACGGTGAAACAACAAAACCGATCGTTGGCTTTCGCTGGCAGGTCGCCAATAGCGATAAAAGATGATTTGCCCGTCACTTGCAACAAATGAATCCTCGACTGATCTTCGTTCCTTGCAACTGGACTTTGGAGCTTCAGCGATTGAGCGGCTACGGTGCAGGGCACTTGCCGCGATCGGTGCTGACTCGCACCGTTCTTCGGGCTGTTGCTCGGAAACATTTTGGCGAAGGGTGATTGTCGTCACGGCGAAGGCTTTGGTTTGAGTTTAAATCGCGGTCTGCAATTGAAGAGCCTTCCGGCAGCGATTCCAAACGGAGATTACTGACAAAAAGATCAGACAAACCAGATAGCCGCTTGCAACCGATGCATTGATCCATCCGGCTGCCAATAGGGTTGAAAGTAGGCCAACCCAAAAGGCGCGGTCACTCTTTCCCATCGGGCCGTCATAGCGACGTTCTCCACCAACTTGAATCGCGGTCATTCCTGCAAATTCAACAATGACCGCTAGGACCACAAACAGCACCAGCAACCAAACCGAAAGCTGTGAAACCAATGCGAGTGGCAAGTACAAACAAACGTCGCTCACAATGTCCCCGAGTTCATTCAGGATGGCTCCCAAGTTGCTCTTCTGGTTGAACTCCCTTGCCAACATACCGTCGATCGCGTTAAGCCCCATGCGAATTAGCAAGACCACCGGCATCATCGCCAAGGCCCACCAGGACATCGGGAACAGTACGACCAAAAGCCCTTGGCAAACCGAGATCAAGACGGCAAAAAGAGTGACCTGATTCGCCGTCACGCCTTGGCTGGCGAGGAACCTCACGACAGGTCGAAGGACCGATTGAAACTTTGGCTTTAAGTCGTAAACGCTGGGCATGATTTAATCTCGGGTGAACTGTTTGACGGCGACCGGACGGCAACTAAGCCGTCGCGACGGTTCCGAACTGCAAGCAACGTATTTCAGGTCGAACAACAATATCCGGACGAGATAGCCGGATCCGATCGAAAGCCGCTTCGGCTGACCGACATCGCCCGGTTTTGACAAGCCAAGCAGCGACGATCGCGGCGCTACGCGAATAACCGGCCTTGCAATGGATCAGAACCCCACGATGCCGATTGGCTTCGATAAACCTTACCGCAATTTCGATTTGGCTCTCTGTTGGCGCGGTCAGATCAAGAATTGGCAATTCAAGACGCTCAAGTTCCAGCAACTGAGAATTTTCGTTGAACGCGACACAAACATCGACCACCGCACCAATTGCGTTCTGTTCGATTTGGCGTTCTTCACATGCTGTTGGCAAGCGACCAATCCACACGTTGTCGACGACATGATCAGCGACATTTGATCGTCTTGCGTAGTACTTCCAAGAAAGCCATTGTCCTGCGAGCACCGGTCCCATCAATATCCTGGCTGGCCATGAAATCCTGCCATTCTTGCGGCGGTAGATCGAATCGCCCAACTTGAGATAGCCGAGTGCAGTGATGCCACAAGCCACGCCTGGCCAAAGCGTCAGCCAACCACAGCTCGGAATCCAAGCCATAGGTGCGATCAGTAGCAAACTGGCAGCTCCATAGATCGAAGCGATCCCGAAGTCCGGTGTGGCTTTTCGCTTCCATCCCAATCCATCGAAGACATACATCACCACCACCGCCAGAACGAAACCACCAACGACGTCAATAAAGTGATGCTGGTACAGCAGCAAAGTTGATAGGCCGATTAAACAGAACCAAAGATTCATCAACACCCTGGAAAGGCCACGGCAGTGCCTTCCGAAGTGAACCGCCAAAACGGTCCGCAGCGCAATGTGCATCGATGGGCAAAGGTTGAACGGCTTATCCATCGCCGTAAACCAGGTGTAGATCGAACCGAAGAAGCCGCTTGGCTGCGGCCGCTCGACAGCCAGTTCAAGCGGGTAGACCAAGAAGCAAACGGCAGCGACGATCACAATCGCTGATAGTCGCTGGCCCAAGACACGTAGTTCAGAACGAGTGGAACATACAAAGGGCGCGATCACGAAAAACAGATCGATGGACATGTATGGAATGATCATCGCGGGAACAAATGGGATCGCTTTCTCCCATTCGTAGTACCAGGTTCCAACGTCTTGTCGGTAAGAAGTCAAAAACGCGGCCCCACCATAGAACATCAGAAACAAAGCCGATGTGACGGCAGCCACCATGACGGATTCCGGCCATGTCGGCTTGGCATTTGGTGACCGGCTTGCGTCTTTGTCGCGAATTGGCGAGATGGGGTTCATGCGATGTCCCGAGTGCGCGTGTGTGTTTCCACACAAGAGCCTGCTTGTCAGGATTTGTGCGCAGCATGGCGTATCGATAGCGCAGCGGCGGGCTCTTGGGTATCTATCGCTGAGGCGTCCACCATCCGGCGGCACGCCCCCACCAGAATCAACTATCTTGGTAGGTCTATGGAACACCTAGCAATCGAAGTCCGTTACACCCTTTTGGGCATTGCCGTCGCCCTCGGCGCTGCAACCGTGTTGGTCTTGGTCGCAAGATGGTTGTTCAACAAGGATCAAGATGGCGAGCTAACTAGCCGTATCAAAACGTGGTGGGTCATCGTCGGCTTGTTCGTTGCAGCGATCGTCCCCGCAGCAAACTCAGCAGTTTGGCTCTTCGCATTTGTCAGCTTTTTGGCGTTGAAAGAGTTCTTGTCGATGACGCCGACACGTCGGGCAGATCGGCGGGTATTGTTCTACGCCTATGCCACGATTCCGCTTCAGTACTACTTTGCGGCAGTGAACTGGTACGGCATGTTCATCGTGTTCATTCCGGTCATCATGTTCATCGCTTTGCCAGCCCGAATGATCACGATCGGCCGTACCGAAGGATTTCTGAAAGCTGCGGGCACCCTACATTGGGGTTTGATGTTGACAGTTTTCAGCCTGTCGCACGCTGCGATCCTGCTGACCTTTGATCCGACGCTATCCGATTCGGTTCGGCTTATTGGTAGCTACCCTTCCGAAGTCGGCAAACGCCATCCCGGGCCAGGGCTTCTATTGCTGCTGGTGTTGATGACAGAACTGAACGACATCTTTCAGTTCTGTTGGGGTAAATCCTGCGGCGGCCGAAAAGTCGCCCCCACGGTCAGTCCAGGAAAAACCTATGCCGGACTGATCGGTGGCGCTGCAACAACGATCCTCGTCTCCATCATCCTTGGCCCCAAGTTGACGCTGATGGATTGGAAATGCTCTGGCATCGCAGGAGTCATCATTGCGTTTGCGGGCTTCTTTGGTGACCTTTGCATGTCGTCTCTAAAACGCGATCTGAAAATCAAAGACTTCGGCGCGACTCTTCCTGGCCATGGTGGCGTTTTAGACCGAGTTGACTCGCTGATATTCACCGCGCCACTGTTCTTCCACTTCGTCTATTACTTCTACGGCTGAGCCTGTACCGAATGAACCACAAATTGCGATGGCTATTTTTCGCGATCGTCATTCGGCCGTTGATGATCGTCATTCTCGGAACAAACCTAAAGCATCCCGAGCGAATTCCTGGTGATGGTCCGGCAATCATCGTTGCCAACCACAATAGCCATTTGGACGTCTTTGCTCTAATGCACGTGCTCGGCTTGTCGCGTCTCAAGAAGGTCCGACCGGTGGCCGCAGCGGACTACTTTTTAAGCCGACCGCTACGCAGTTGGTTCGCCAGGAAGATCGTCGGAATCATCCCCATTGACCGCAACCAAGTCGGGCGAAGCCCCGACGGTCGGCATCCTCTACAAGACATCTCGGATTCACTGGCCAATGACGAGATCGTCTTACTGTTTCCCGAAGGCACCCGAGGTGAACCTGAACTGCTAAAAGAGCTACAGACCGGCGTCGCACACTTGGCGCGACGTCACCCCGAGGTCCCCATCATTCCGGTTTTCATGCGTGGACTGGGCAAAGCCCTACCGAAAGGAGAGGCGATCTTGGTGCCGTTTCTCTGTGACATCGTTTTTGGCAGCCCACTCCCGTCTGGACTTTCCAAACGCGATTTCATGTGCCAACTGAACGATTCAATCGATTCCCTATCGGCCGAACTCGGTGGTGGCCAATGGGATTAATACTGTCCCCTGGAAATGCGTTCAAGACATAGAGAAAGGCACGAGGTTTTATCCCCGTGCCTTTCATGATTTCCAATTTAGCGAAGTCGCTTCAGTCGATCAGTTCGATTCGACCTCTTCGGACTCCTCATCGGCCCCTGGATCAGATTCGGTCGCTGGTTGTTCTTCCGCGGCAGTATCTTCAGATTCAGCGGCGTCTTCGGCCATCTCTTCAGTCGTAGATTCCGCACCGCCCGATTGATCACCGCCCTCTGCGGAGTCACTTACTTCGGAGTCACTCGCTTCAGCTTCGCTCTCTGCTTTTGACTCAGACGATTGCTCCGGCTCGGACACGGTCTCATTGTCTTCTGCTGCCATCTCAGCATCAGCAGGTTCTTCGGCCGACTCGAGCGCAGGCTCAGCATCAGAGTCAGCTTTGGCTTCTTCTTCAGCAGCCTTCATCGCTTCCAACTCACGAGCACGCTCTTCTTCTTCGAGTTCTTTCTTACGGTTGGCAGCCAACTCGCCCTGTTGTTCACGAACAGTTTTATACGCATCGGCATTCTGGATACCGTTTTCACTGTTCATCATTCGGGCGAACGTTGCCAACGGGAAGTCGTCAGGAAGATCTTCCGAATCAATCGCGATCATGTATCGGCGAATCGACATGTAGAGGTCTTCTGCCGAATCATCGATTGTCAAAATCGGATAGTCGTCGAAGATCTCGGCCCAGATTTCAAACGCCTTCTTGTACTTTTCAATTGCGACGTAGATTTCTGCGTCGGCATTTGCCTTCTCGGCTTCATAAATCAACCGGCGTGCCTCAACCGTCCGCTCTTCTTGCTCAGCCATCGCCAAGCTTTCCCAGTAGATGTAGTTGATTTGGCGACGATAGCTATCGGTCTTTTGGATCTGCGCGTCCAAGTCTTTGATCTCGTCGATCAACTGAATCGCGGTCAGCTGCTCGGCTTGCGGCAGTTGTTTGAGAACCGCTTCACGATCAGGTTCGATCGAAGCGAGAATCGCGGGCATCGCCTGCTTGCCAGCTTCAGTACGTTCTTCAGGGGCTTTGTCATAAACCTTTCGAACATCGATGGGCAACGCGGCGACTTTCTCTTCACGCATTTGCTCGTAGACGTCGCCTGCAACCTTACGGAACTCGTCCAGCTTCTCCGACTTTTGAGCGTTCAGGTCGTTGATACGTCCCAGCTTGATCGAGAAACCATCGTTCGTAGGAACGCTTCGTCGTCCGAACTGCTCCCAGCCTTCGGCTGATTTGGTGTAGGCACGGACGGCACGTTCATCCAACACGCCTTCTTTTTCGATCGCTTCGGCATGCTTAAATAGCCACTTCGGACCGGTTTCGAAAAAGTTGATCGGCGACTGGCGACGGATTTTCACACCTGCATCAACCAGGTCGTAGCCATGGTTCAGCCACAGGCGCCCGACCAACCAGTTATCCGGCTTTTGGTCAGGACCTTTTGCCTCGTTGCTGTCGACGGCGATCCCTTCGTTTGCAAGCGAAGCATGCAGGATCTTGTCTTCAGAGAACAAACGTCGAAACTGCTTCTTCTCATCCGACATCCCGAGCTTTTGTCCGTAGAACCAGCCGGTGTACCAAATCAGACGCGGCGCCTTTCGGTTTTGCCGAACCCCACGAGTCAAAAACTCGGTACCTTCGCGGACCATTTCGTAACGTTGACGGTAATCGTCGAACTCAATCGACACGTTGTACGCCAAGTTGTGCGCTTGGTGTTCCCAAACTTTGTCGTAGTGAGGCTGTAGCAACGCGATGTTATTGAGGGAAGCTTTCAAGCGATCCCATTCGTGTGCAACGCGATACTTGTGAGCCTTGTCCCACAACAGAGTCGCGGCGACACCACGAAGCCCCAATGAAGCGAGTTTCATTGTTTCACTAGCGGGGCTGATTTCGCCAAGATCACTTTCGGCGATCCCATACTTTTGCCGCATCAGCGCCAGTTGCCCACCAGAGTCGGGCGTCCCATCGGACGGCCGACCCAGCAGATACAACGGAACCAATGTTGCAACAAGGATGACGAGATAAATGATCTTGCGACGGAAAGCAGTCGACTGGTTCATGCCGCGATCTCGCGAGATTTCAAAAAGAAGTAACTGATTAGAAAGGCCAACAAACAATATCCCAGTGTCGCAACACCATGACGGGCAAGCACCGCACCAAAGATGTTCACACCACTGGCAGCATACTCGGCTGTTCCGACCATGCGCGGCAAGTTAGGTAGAGCAGTAGCGACGGCATCGAGTGCATACACGATTCCGGCATCGGCAGATTTGATCAACGTATTCGCGACGCCTTCGACGTCCAACTGGGTCGTCATCGCATCTTGTTTGACCAATCGCACAAGTGACTCAATCGGACCACCACCGTGTTCGATCGGTGAATCGATGTAATAACGAGTGTCGTAGATCGTTTCGGCGGAAAAGCCCATCAAGACACAGACCGCTGTGGCGACCATCGCGACGGGACCGCTTAGAAACGTACTGAACATCACACCAAAAGCGATGATCATGGTCATTTGGAACCAGATCGAGATATACGCTTTAGTCAAATTCCAACCGAAAGAAGACTCGGCGGGACGTAGGTAGACCCCACTCTTGGTCACGCCTAGGTACTGGCTACGATCCAAACAACGCAGAATCAACTGCATGCGACCGTCTTCGGTGACCAAGTCGTCGTAAACGCTCAGTTCACGTGTGGCACCTTCGGAATCGGTACCTTCGATCTGCAATGGAAGCGTCCGCTCGTCAATTTGATATTCTTCGACGACAAAAGGAATCGGATTAGACTCCGCCCCGGTGTCGGGGTTCTTCATCGTCAATGAACCACGGATGCCCGATTCGATATCGCCCTTGTAAGACCGATAGGCTCGAACGGACAAATCAACCGGAATGCCATCGGGATAAAGCGACGGAACAACGTTATCAAAGGTGAATTCGGCCATGCCCAGCGTGCCGCCTTCGACATAGCTGTGTTCCAACTTACGTGGTCCACGGGCGATTCCGATGAAACGCGAGATACCTGCCGAACCGTAGCCGCCGTCCATTTGTTCTGCACCGACGTCGATCCCCGCATCTTTTGGTGCACCAGATCGGTCATAGAACTGAATGTCACCATAAACCGGAATCCGTGCTCGCAATTGCTGAGTCGGTGGGCCGATTTCGAATGTTTGGTCATCGATCTTGCGAACGACGTGACGGTGACCACGAACAAAATCGGTGACGCCGATTTCTTCGTCGGACTCAATCGTAAAATTGTGCTGGTGCTTACGAACGTAGTCGGTCTTACCGGTAATCGTTCCGCTTTCGTCACGCGTCGCGTCTACCACTTCGACGTGCGTGTGGTCCAGTCCACGGCGCACAAATAGGTAGCTAAGCAATCCCATCGGGACCAACATCATGGTGCCGACACCGATGAAACCCAGCATCCGGCCCAGCACGATCTCGCTGGATCGAACCGGCTTGGTGACGATCGTGTAAATCGTCCGAGTTTCGATGTCTTGTGGTAGCGAAAAAGCACTGATGAAAAGTGCCAACGCCAACACCAGATAGTTTGTCGCTGTGAGGACGAAGCTGATGTAAAGACGGGCGGGATCGTCGCTTTCAGGGTTCAAAAACCATCCTGCCAGTAGCAGCACGACGACGAACAAACCGAAAACAAACAAGACGCGGCGTCGAATCGCTTCTTTAAATGCCAAGCGGGCGAGCGCGAAAATTCGGCGTGGACTCGTGCCAGGCAAATCGGTTCGAAAGAAATCGCGAACGGCGCGTGCGACCGCGTAAAAGCCTTCACCCGGGCCATAGCGAGCGGACGAAATGATGTAACCGACCAGGAGCCCCAGCACGATCGCCAGGACGATCAGCACACCGCCTTTCAAAAGGGCGCTTTCCAAGAACGCCCCCGGACGCATCAGCCATTCCGAGAATGTCCAGAAATCATCGGGTTGCAACTTCATGACTGGTCACCTTCTTCATTCGATTCAGGTTTGTCAGCCATTGAAGCCGAAACGCGTCGAGCACCTGGACGAGCTTCGCTTTCACGAACGATATCCAGGAACAGGTCTTCCATCGTCGCGGTCGGATTGTCCATCGATTTCAGGTCACCACCGTGACGGCTGATGACTTCGCGAATCTCTTGCTTGGCGTCGTCGGACAATCCGGTCGCGTGGACTTCGGTGATGTCGCGAACTTTCAGCAGATCGCTGACGCGTCCGAGTTCTTTTAGCTCGCCTTGGTGCAGAATTGCCACCCGGTCACAGACGTCTTGAACGTCGCCCAGTTGGTGGCTGCATAGCAGAACGGTTTTGCCTTGATCACGAAGGGCCAAGATCAGGTCCTTCATTTCGCGGATACCGATCGGGTCCAGACCGGTGGTCGGTTCGTCCAATAGGACCAAATCCGGGTCATTGATCAGGGCCTGAGCCAAACCGACGCGGCGACGCATCCCTTTACTGTATTCACGCAATTGTCGGTGACGTGCGGCTTGCAACCCGACCAGCGACAACAATTCGTTGACGCGTTGGCGGCGCTGGGTGCCGGACATGTCGAAGAGGCGGCCGTAGAAATCGAGTGTCTCTTCGGCATTTAGAAACTGATACAGGTACGACTCTTCGGGAAGGTAGCCGATCCGTTCGTTCTTTTTGGTTTCGGTCGCGTCTTTGTCAAAAACCAGCACTCGGCCGCTGGTGGGGAACAACAACCCCAGGATCAGCTTGATCGTCGTCGACTTACCGCTACCGTTGGGGCCCAACAGGCCAAAGATTTCGCCTTTGCGGACTTCGATATCAAGCGACTTCACCGCGTGGACCTTCTTTCGGCCCCAAAAGTCCTTGTAAATCTTGTTCAGGTTGCGGGTTTCGATGACCACGTCACTGCTTGCGGGCTGGCTTGACGCAGTAGCGGTTGCATTTTCGGCGCCAGCCTCGGTTGAGCTTGCGACTGCTGTTGAATCGGTGTCCACGAACAGCGTTCCGTATCAGAGGAGGGTAAGAATTCGAGTGGATAATCGAGGATGGTTACGCTACGCGAGTGACCCGAAACCGGTTCGGTCATTTTCGGTGTCAATTTCTATCGAGGGGGCCTCTGGGAACCATTACGGCGATTCCAGCTTTCCAGTCACCCAACCGCCGGCAAACGGGCAACACCGGTCGTTGCCAAAATCCGGTTTGCCTTGCCACAATGCGCTTCAATCCGCTGGGGCATTCCTTTCGCAAACTGCCGAGCTTGTCATGGCGAATCGCCTGCTAAATCGCCCGCCGGTTCGCATTGGGGGTGCCTGCGGCGCGAATGGTGGGAACTTGCGGAACCAAATTGACCGCGCGGATCGATCCGATTATTCCGATTCACGTACCTTTTTCTTCATCGCCTTTGGCCAGTCGACGTGCCTAGATTGAACGACGTGCCTGCATCTGAATCCGACATGCCACCCGCTGACAATTGCGTCGGGTACGAAGAAGCCGTCGGATACCTCTACGGGCGGATCGACTACGAAAGGATCGCTTCGAATTCGTCGGAACACGAATTCCGCTTGGATCGCACCGCTGAACTGTTCCGTTCACTCGGGCTGACCAGATATCTTCACCCTTCGTATCGCACCGATGCGGAAAACGCGGACCGCGAGAACCAGACCACGGTACCGATCGTGCACGTAGCCGGAACAAAAGGCAAAGGCTCGACAACCACGATGGTCAGTTCAATCTTGGCTGCCGCAGGGATTAAGGCCGGACTCTACACCTCGCCTCACCTGACTCGCCTTAACGAGCGATTCCGAATCAACGGGAATCCCTGTAGCGACGAAGACCTTGTCCGACTCGTTGAACGCGTCAAACCGGTGGTCGAAGAATTTGATCGCCTGGGCCAAGGGCTTTCATTTTTTGAACTGACAACCGCTCTTGCCGTTTTGCATTTCGACCTCAGTGGCTGCGATGCGATCGTTCTTGAAGTCGGCTTGGGCGGACGACTGGACAGTACCAATGTTTGCCACAGCACCGTCACAGCGATCACTTCGATCGGATTGGACCACCAACATGTGCTCGGAAATACGCTAGAGGAGATCGCGCGAGAGAAAGCTGGCATCATCAAACCTTCCGTCCCGGTGGTTTGCGGAGTCAGAGACGCAGGACCGTTTCGAGTCATCCAAGAAATTGCAGAGCAGCATCGGTGCTCGGTCTTACACATCGAAGATGACTTTGCGGCCGACCAAATTGCTGAAACGCAATGTGGCACCCGGTTTACCTATCTCGAACGCGATGCGGGTACGCCAAATCCCAAAAGCAAAAGTGTGCGATCACAAAAAATCAACGCGGCGACGGAATCGTTCGACGTTGATCTTCCTTTGATCGGAAGACATCAAGCCGACAACGCGAGTGTGGCTATCACCATTTGCCGGACCTTGCAACAAACCCAAACGTTCCAGGAACGTTTCGCAATGCTCCATGAACGCTTCGCAATGCACGGAACTTTGCTGTCTTCCCAAGCGATGCAGCGAGGTCTGGATGCCGTTCGGTGTGCCGGGCGGTTAGAGAAATTTGTGTTGCCCGAAGACGCATTCATGGACGACTTTGGGACAACGCTGCCAAATCCGACCAAGCTGATTTTGGATACCGCGCACAACCCGGACTCGATCGCAGCGTTGTGCAGTGCAATCAAATCACGGGTGACGAACTCCACAGCGGATGCAGCGATGCACCGGCCCATCGTGCTGGTCTTCGGCACCAGCCGTGATAAAGACGTCCACGTGATGGCCGCACAATTAGTCGATGTGGTCGACCACGTGATTTGCACGCAGTACCAAACCAATCCCCGCGCAATGCCATCGCAGACGGTGCACGACGCATTTGATCAAGCCAAACAGAACCTTACAACTGAAAGGCAAATCAGCATCGAGGTCGAGCCCAATCCGAACCACGCGTTGGCAATCGCAGCGGTCAGGGCGACCGACGAAAACCACGCTCGCCCAAACAGCAATCTTCTGGCAACAGAACGTGGTACCGTGATTGTCTGTGGCTCGTTTTATCTTGCAGGCGAATTACGCGATCAGATCGTCCGGCGCAGTCGCAAACCGTGCGACCAAATCAAACTCGGTACGTACACCAATCGCGATTTCAGCCCCAACGGTTGAGCTGCAACGACTCACCGATGCCCTATCATTTTCAACCACCCACCGTTCGCAATTAAGCCTTTCGCTCGCACCGAACATGCAAACGATCCAACTTGACGTTTGGCACTCTGCCGCAGACAGCCAGCGACGAGGCGCGTTCGAACAACACTGCGAACAATGGCTACCCGCTGAAGAGCTCCAGAACGCTGATCGATATCGCCTGGTTCGAACCCGAAACCAGCATGTCATCGGCCGCGCGATGGCTCGCAGGTTGCTTGCGAAAGACCAAGTTGGACCGCATGACATTCGTTTCTGTGCCGGCACACATGGCAAACCCGAAGTTGATGCACCGCC
This is a stretch of genomic DNA from Stieleria sp. JC731. It encodes these proteins:
- a CDS encoding ABC transporter ATP-binding protein, which produces MDTDSTAVASSTEAGAENATATASSQPASSDVVIETRNLNKIYKDFWGRKKVHAVKSLDIEVRKGEIFGLLGPNGSGKSTTIKLILGLLFPTSGRVLVFDKDATETKKNERIGYLPEESYLYQFLNAEETLDFYGRLFDMSGTQRRQRVNELLSLVGLQAARHRQLREYSKGMRRRVGLAQALINDPDLVLLDEPTTGLDPIGIREMKDLILALRDQGKTVLLCSHQLGDVQDVCDRVAILHQGELKELGRVSDLLKVRDITEVHATGLSDDAKQEIREVISRHGGDLKSMDNPTATMEDLFLDIVRESEARPGARRVSASMADKPESNEEGDQS
- a CDS encoding bifunctional folylpolyglutamate synthase/dihydrofolate synthase, whose amino-acid sequence is MPASESDMPPADNCVGYEEAVGYLYGRIDYERIASNSSEHEFRLDRTAELFRSLGLTRYLHPSYRTDAENADRENQTTVPIVHVAGTKGKGSTTTMVSSILAAAGIKAGLYTSPHLTRLNERFRINGNPCSDEDLVRLVERVKPVVEEFDRLGQGLSFFELTTALAVLHFDLSGCDAIVLEVGLGGRLDSTNVCHSTVTAITSIGLDHQHVLGNTLEEIAREKAGIIKPSVPVVCGVRDAGPFRVIQEIAEQHRCSVLHIEDDFAADQIAETQCGTRFTYLERDAGTPNPKSKSVRSQKINAATESFDVDLPLIGRHQADNASVAITICRTLQQTQTFQERFAMLHERFAMHGTLLSSQAMQRGLDAVRCAGRLEKFVLPEDAFMDDFGTTLPNPTKLILDTAHNPDSIAALCSAIKSRVTNSTADAAMHRPIVLVFGTSRDKDVHVMAAQLVDVVDHVICTQYQTNPRAMPSQTVHDAFDQAKQNLTTERQISIEVEPNPNHALAIAAVRATDENHARPNSNLLATERGTVIVCGSFYLAGELRDQIVRRSRKPCDQIKLGTYTNRDFSPNG